In Mesoplodon densirostris isolate mMesDen1 chromosome 2, mMesDen1 primary haplotype, whole genome shotgun sequence, the DNA window acctccacccctcccgCCAGGACACCTTTGTGTTGGCACAGCTTCCTGGGCGTTGgcgaggcggggtgggggggggggataaaGAAAGAGGAAACCAGCAGGTCCTTACCTAGTCAGAAGCCCCCTACCTCcaggaaaaggaaacatttgGCTCTCAGTGAAATGACTCAGGCACAGATCAGCCTCAGGTGCCCCCTGGCTCCCCATCTCAGGGGGGACCCGTATGAGTGTGCAGAGTCCTCACAACTCCCCAACCCCCATGGCCTCCTTGTAGCGTATTGTTAGAGGCAGAGGAACGGGGCTCTGTCCCAGGGCTTCTTTACAGATTTATAAGGCAAAGACCAGACAGACTGAAAATGGGAAATGAGGCAGGTAGGTGAGGGGACAATGAGTCTCCCCTCTATCACCCCTCACTATGCCCCACTGCCTTTCCAGAGGCTAGTGGTAGGGCGGCATTAGCTGAGGATGAGGCCCAAACCCTGCCCCACCGGGAGCTGGAAAAGCGGGGTCACACCAGCTTTACACCTGCAGAGTTCCCATCCTGGGGCTGGCGGGAGTCAGATGGGGGAGACAGGGAAGAGCCCGTTCCTGGAGTGGGACGAGCCTCCTCCACACTGAACATGAAGCAGCAGTCAGGAGAGGGACCTGGTTTGTAACCCACCTGGGGTAGGCAGAGTCCTGGCTGGGCCGGGGGGACACTCAGTCCAGCCGTCTGCAGGCCTGTCCATGCCCCAGTTGGTGCCTGGCCAGGCAATCAGCCCGAGGGACCCTGGCATGACTGACAGTCCTTCATGTCCTCAGAGTAGTCCTCTATCTGGATGGTCATGGTGTGGAAGTGGAACTTCCCCTGCAGGCAGGTGCTGGCTGCCTTCAGCACAGCCTGGGCGTCTGCGTTCCCAGCTGGGGGCAGAGAGGACACATGAGGGGAGGCACCAGAGAACCGATTACTCACTCTTGGGCCCTTAGGAATGATTAGGAGCCTCAGTCTCATATCCTACCCCCAGCAGAACAAGATAGGGGACGATGAACATCAAGAAACCCCCAGACTCACTCCTGTACCAGGCAACCCACTGGTTCCCACACCTGGCACAACCCTGTAAGAGCAGGAAAAGCACTGGCTTTAAGCCTAGGAATCTTTCCTCTGCCACTGATGAGCTGTAAGAGCCTGGGCAAGTGACcttaccacccccccaccccccaacctcagtttcttcatctataaatgggACTGTGATgaccaaatgaaataatgtatgtcaaGTACTCAGCATGGGGTCAGGTCCAGTGCATGGGCACTGCAAGCATCTGGGGTCATCTGGACCCATCAGGGATGGCCCCGGGCCTCCCGCTGCCTCTCTCTCACCCACCCCGAGTGTTCCCACTACTCACCGATGGCAATGTGGACAGACAGGATAGGCTGGGCCACAGTCAGCGCCCAGATATGCAGGCTGTGCAGGGCTTCCACCCCCTCCACCGACAGCAGCAGATCCCGCACAGCCATGAAGTCCATGCCCCTGGGGGTCCCTGAGGATGGCAGGGACAGGGGCTGAAGGAAAGGGCGCCCTCCCACCCACGCTTGTTCCTGCTCCTCAAATGTCCCCTCACTCAGACCTCCTTGGCCTGATGCTGCCCACACCTCCCAAATGACCCCCATCATATCACCCTGTTGTATTTTCCTCTTCACATTTAACACTGtcggaaacgaaactgagctatttgtaatgaggtggatggacctagagtctgtcatacagagtgaagtaagtcagaaagagaaagacaaataccgtatgctaacacatatatatggaatataagaaaaaaaatgtcatgaagaacctaggggtaaaacgggaataaagacacagacctacttgagaatggacttgaggatatggggagggggaagggtaagctgtgacaaagtgaaagagaggcatggacatatatacactaccaaacgtagggtagatagatagtgggaagcagccgcagagcacagggagatcagctcggtgctttgtgaccgcctggaggtgagggatggggagggtgggagggagggagatgcatgagggaggggatgtgggaacagatgtatatgtatgactgattcactttgttataaagcagaaactaataaaaaaaaatagaaaaaaaaaaaaaaaccactgtcgGAAGTTATCTTATTTGTTAGTTTCTTGCTGTCTCTCCCTCTGAAGTGGAAACTATGCGAGCAGGACAATTGTTTGGTTTACCACCCTTTCCTCAGTGCCTACAACAGTGCCTAGTCCCACAGTATAtgctctattaaaaaaattttttttgtcttcatcaagtggtgctgggaaagttggacagctgcatgtaagtcaatgaagttagaacacacccttacaccatgcacaaaagtaaactcaaaatggcttaaagacttgaacataagacatTGATACCATAAAACTAATAGAAAACAGCATAGGCAAGACAtattctgacataaatcataccaatgttttctcaggtcagtctcccaaggcaacagaaataaaaacaaaaataaataaatgagggcttccctggtggcacagtggttgagaatctgcctgccagtgcagaggacacgggttcgagccctggtctgggaagatcaggAGCAACGGATCTTCCGTTGCCACAGAGCGGATTTTAGTTGCCGCGGAGCAGATCTTagttgccgcggagcaactaagcccgtgcaccacaactactgagcctgcactctagagcccacgagccacaatgactgagcccacgtgccccaactactgaagcccgcgcgcctacagcccgtgctccacaacaagagaagccaccgcaatgagaagctcacacaccgcaaggaagagtagtccccgctcgccccaactagagaaagcccgcgggcagcaacaaagacccaacgcagcccaaaaaaaattaattaaaacacaggacaaaacaaaaaaaaactactttaaaataaataaataaataaaatatggcacaaatgaacctatctacaaaacagaaacaaactcacaaacatagagatcagacttgtggttgccaaggtggcggggagggagagggatggactgggagtttggggttggtaggtGCAAACTATCACATgtagaatgggtaaacaagggcctactgtatagcacagggaactatatctaaTCTCCtgggataagccataatggaaaagaatattaaaaaagaatgtatacagggcttccctggtggcacagtggttgagagtccgcctgctgatgcaggggacaagggttcaggccccggtccgggaagatcccacatgctgcggagcggctgggcctgtgagccatggccgctgagcctgcgcgtccggagcctgtgctccgcaatgggagaggccacaacagtgagaggcccccgtacctcaaaaaaaaaaaaagaatgtatacatgtgtataactgagtcactttgctgtacagcagagactggcacaacattgtaaatcaactatacttcaaataaaaagaaaatttttttaaagaagggaacCTGGGGATCCCTGCACCCGCATGGGGAATCCTTATCATCACTTTTATCTGGGTCAGCCAATTCTTGGAGAAGAAGCTCTGACCTGCAGCCAAGCACTCCTGTTGACCCCAAATCAGGATCTAGACTAACCCTGACCACACAGAGACCTATGACCCAAGATCCTGAGCACAAGCAAGCCGGGTGAATAAGTGTGGTAACTCAGGGCAGACCACCTGCCACCACTGAGCACCCCTCGAAGTCCTGCCACGTCCTCTGGAGGTGGGGTCCTCAGAAAGGAAGGCCTGAGCTGGAGTGGATTCCGCAGTCTTGTCCAACACCAACAGGCTTTTTCTGATCCTCAGTGTGCCCCCACCCTGACCCCACTGTGCAATGAGAAACATAAACCTCACCCCCCAAGGGAAGGCAAGTGGAGACTCAGGAAACATGAGGAAGGACTGGAGGGCCAGGTGCTACAGACACCATCCGGAAGCCCCCTGACTAGGCAGGGAGGACACATCCCAGCAGGGAGGAGGCACCCTTGGGGgtaagaggaaggaaaggacGATCCAGAGGACATTTCCAGAAACAACCACACCTGAGGGCCCTGCTCAATGCCACGATCAGCCCGGGGCCCCAGGAGGTTCTCCAACCTATGCCAGGCTCCAGACCATGGCCCCCCGCCAATGTGCTGGGATGCACCCTACAcccaacacacgcacacacacacacacacctgaactTATATTAGAGCTGGAGAGCCAAGAGCAAAAAGAGAGCCCCAAGCCCAGGTTACCTTCCATCAGCACCAGGATCACATCTCTCAGGATGGTCAAGGTTGTCACCAGGACGAGGATGGAGAAGAGGAAGGTGCAGATGGGGTCTATAAACTTGTACTCTGGCTACAGGAAAAGGGCgaggcagagctggggctcaCCACCCAACACCTCAGCCTCCCTTCTCTGCTCCCACCCAGCATTAAGTCAGGGAGAGGGGCTCTCTCTGCAGGGTGGGCATGAGCCTCACCCTGACCCTGCCTCCCAGTTCTCTACCTTTTATTCTGTGTCCAAAAGGACAGGCAGGACAGACCACAGTTTGGGATAAGGCACTGCACCTTCCCACCCCTCCTTGCCCAAGGGGCTGAGACACGGACGGAGCTAAATGGAATCTTAGGCACCATATGGTCcaacatccccattttatagatggggaaacagaggctcaatTAGAGCAAGGGACTCACTCCACATCATGCGGCTGGCAAGGGGTGGACCAGGCTTCAAACCCAACCCTTGGCTCTTTCCACTACACCACACTACCTCTATATGATGGGCAACACCCAGGCAGCACAcagtcctgggtttgaatctggctTCACAACTTACCAGCTGGGTGATGCTGTGCAAGTTCCTGAGCCTTTCTGAGCTACAGAAAACACCACCACCTCCCCTTCAGGGTTGTTATCAAGATCAGAAGTGCTAACACTTACTGGGTGTTGGATAAATGTTCCTTCCCTCTCCTACCCTTttgcccagggctgggagggagcTAGAATCTGGAAAGGGTCCTGTGCAGAGAGAAGCCTCCAGATGATCTACCCTCCCTTCCCGACCCGGCCCGGCCCACTTCCCTGTGTCCCCAGCTCTAACCTTGAAGTATAAAATAAAGGCTGCCACTAAAACGCCCAAGCTCTGCAGAAAGTCTCCAACCACATGAATAAAGGCAGCTCGGACACTGGGGTTCTCCTGCTGCTGGCTGGTGTCGTGGCTGTGCTCACGGCCATGGCTGTGTCCGTGGCCAGACTGGTGAAGAATCAACCCCATTCTACAGAAGTGGAGACAAGGCCAAGGGGCTCATTGAGGTAGCAGATAGAGGCTTCAAATCGGCCAGGTAGAGGCCCCCATCAGGACTGGCCTCCCCAGACTGCATGATCCCTTTGGCCACGTGAGGAGCCCAACCCACGTGGCCTTGGTTCTGAGTACCAACAGGAGAGGGGGCTCAGCTCCATCCAATGCCAGGCTGAATCTGGGCACAAAGATGCCCCAGTGCCAAGTCTCAGGGCAGGAAAGCCCCACAGAGGGGCCTTCACCATGTCACAGATGGTGAAGCTGAGGCCCAAAGAAggaagtggcttgcccaaggccactGAGCAAAGATGAGAGAACCCAAAAGAGACCCCAGCGCTCTACACACCCTGCCTCTCACTGAGACCAATTTCAGGCACATCACCTTGAAAAAGGACTTGGATTCTGCCCCTAGGGACACCTGCTCCTGCAAGAACTAAACTCACCCCTCCCCATGACAGGTATGAAGCCTCTCTGGTTATTCACTGACATGTATGGGGTGGGAACTTGATGCTGCCCCAGGTTTACAGTTCCCGATGGCCTTGCCCTTGGCCTCAGGCAGGACCCAGGTGTTCCAGGTGCCAGAGCTCAGACCACTAGGGAAATTCTGATCCTGCGACCTATCCTGGAGTGCGGCACCTCCTCCTTCTAACGAGAGCAGGCATGTAGGTATGCGTGTGAGAAGTGGGAGGGGGAAAGACTCACAGGGAACCCAGGCCACACTCACATGATGTTCACGGCCACAGCACAGCCCGAAGTGATCAGCATGGTCCCCTCCTCGATCTCATAGTCTCCAGAGATCAGCCGTTCCACCGCCAGGTACACCAGTACCCCAGTCACGACCCAGATGGACAGCACAGAGAGCAGGGCGCCCAGGATCTCTGAGGAAGAACCCGGTCCCCAATACCAATCTTAGCATGGGGCCCTAAGGCTAAGGAGCCCCCTCCTCGTCCCCACGAAGTCTGGGCCTGGGTCCGACTGGGCTCTGCTGGAGCTATGGCTGGTGTGGTTGCACCTTACCCCACCACTCATACATCTGGGAACATCTGAGCTAGAAGAAACTCAAGAAATCATCTGGGTCAACCTTTTCTGTTGAAGCTGACTCATTAAAATATATACCCATTGCTCAGCTGGCAAACTAAGACTCCTGAGGAACAGAGGCTGGTCCATCTGCCACCAAGAGGAAAATGACAATGCAGCCCAGAGATGAACTTCAGAAGGCTTTGCTGAACTTCCCCTCCCCCTAGAGCTGATCCATGGAGTTATGTGCAGAGTTAATGCACAGTCATTTATTCTTGAAGTCTGGCCACTTCATTTCTTAGGAAGGTGGACTCTCCTTCCCTGCAGGGTGGGAATTCCCAGAAGAACAGGGGACCAGGGCTCCCCCATCAGACAGAGAGCTCCCAAAGGACAGAAGCCAAAGTTGACATCCTTTTCCCCCACCCAAATCACCCTCCTGGCCTTACTCAGGGACCCAGTGCACCCACCTAAGAACCTAATCTTGACCTACCCCCTCTCCCAACTCCATCCCCATTCCAACCAGGGCCCTTACCAGCTCGCTGCCAGCCGAAGTTCATGGTCTTGGTGGCTGGCCGGGAAGACATCCACAGGGAGAAGAGGCTGATGAGCATGCTGGCAAAGTCAGTGAGCAGGTGGGCTGCGTCTGTCATGATTGCcaaactatgtgccaggtacccaCCTGCAGGGGCAGGGCCAATAGGATGGAGGGTCCTTATCAGTTCCCCAAGGAGTCAACTTCCCAGAGTGTGTGTGCAGCAGGAAAGCCATGAGCTCTGGAGAAAGACAATGGATTCCAGACCGCTGCACCATTAGCTGTGTAACCATGGGCAAGTGACTtactttctctgagcctcaacttctACCATCCGTGAAATGGGATTAGCAAAATCTACTTAGAGGGTGAATGTGAAAATTGAGTTCAAATTGGGCCtgtaggggaattccctggcggtgcagtggttaggactccccgcTTTCACTGCGCCCtcggcacgggttcgatccctggtcggggaactaagatcccacaagccgcatggcatggccaaaagaaaaaagcaaaaacaaaaaaccagaatgGGCCTGGAAAGcatagcaggcactcagtaaatgctccTTCCTTCTAGGCGTTCAGGTCTTCCCTGACCTACTAGttgtgtgtgatcttgggcaagttactaaattttatggtgcctcagtttcatcatctgtaaaataaggagacTAAGAGCACCCATATGACAGtgcaaggttgttgtgaggattacatgagatagTGTGCATATAAAATATGGAGCTATTAGGATTAATACTACAGGAACATCCAGGAGAAAAGCCTTTTGGATCATCCAGACTATCTATGTGCCAATTTCATTTTATTAGCAAAAAAGTCCTTACCAATGACTTCCCCAATCATGAACAACAGGCAGAAGGCACAGGCCACCCAGAGCTGGCGCCAGGCCCTCTTCTTCTCGGAGTCACAGTGACTGCCAGGACCCGTCTGGGCATGACAGTAATGGTTGCTCTTGGTAGCCAGCTCAACGGGCTGCAAGTCCAGGCCAGGTGAAGACAGAGGGATCCAGCCAGCCCCATCTTGCCACAGAGATCTGTAAGACCTGTCCAAGGAGGAAGGGTGAGGGGAGACTCAGCTCTGAGATGGGAGCAAAGAGGGCTGACTCCAGTCTTACCTCTCTGCGGGGTCTGGTTGTCCCCATGTGCCCATTTGGAAGAAGAGCTTAAGTATACTCCAAGCTCGATAGACTCTGCGGAGTGACCAGAAGTCCCTCTTTGCAGGGGGTGCTGGGGAACGACCAGTCCAGGAGTCTTGGCTCGGTGtgttccctcctcccccatccctcccagaGCCTGGAGGAGGCAAAGACCTTGGGAACTGGCCAAGGGGCTGGGCCGATCCAGCCGAGCGCGGAGAAGAAGCAGAGCTTACATTCAGGGAGAAGAGCAGATCTCCCCCTCTCACGGTCTGGGGACACCGGGCCTCCCAGGGCGGGGCTGCCCCCGGGCAAAGTGCTGGCCCCGGGGTAAGGATCCAGGCACGCACTCCCCACTAACGCGCAGGGGTCAGGATCTGTGCTCAGCCACAAGAGGGGAGGGATGATCCCCGTGCCCAGGCTCcatttcccctttccttccttcacctcaccccacccctcctgTGTGGTCCCAGTTCAAGCCGCCGTCAAAACCAACCACTGGCAGGATAGCAAATGAGGAGCTGGGTCTGATGCCACTCAAATTcccgcccctccccagcctctcgCCTTACCCGGCTCCAAGCCTGGCGTCCAACAGATGCTTCCTCTCGGTGGCCTCCATGCGGCCCCGCGCGCCCTGCCGTGTGCTCCCTGGAAGTTGCGCACGGGACGCTCCGCGGCGCTCACTCACCTGCCCGGAGGGCTCTGCGCGCCTTTCCCGCCGCCCCGGCGCGTGCGCCCCTCGCCCGCCCGCTCTGCCGCAAGTTCGCTCCCGCCTGGCCGTGCCGAGGCCGCCGAGGGGTCGTCCCGCTGTCGCTACCGCTGCTGCCCCCACTACGCCAGCCGTGGCGCCCCGCTCCCGCTGTCTTTACCCGGTCCCCGCTACCCCGTGTGAAGCGGCGCGTCGTGTGCAAAAGCCcgcagggaagggggagggggcagctaGCGGCAAAGGGCCCCGGCATTGACCCCTAGCACCACGTCCCCTGCGCCCCCGGGGCCCAAGGAGCCCACCTGGCCTGCGACACAAAGCCTAAGCGCTCCCGCCCCGCTCTGCTGCTTGGTGTTTCCGAGTTGGGAGTTAGTCTGCGCCCGCCTTCCTCGGCTCGGGGCTGGCTGTGTCCCACCGAGTAGTTCTCGGGCCCCGGCTTGTAGGAAGCCGCTTTGGGTCCCCTGAGAGCAGGACTGTGGCTCCTAAACTCAGAATAAGGGCTCCTGAGGCTGGGGTTGTGTCTTGCCCTCAGGAAACCACTGATCGGTTTCCACTCTCAGGCTGCAGACGCCCGAGCCCCCCATGTTCTTCCGCTCAGGCCAGGGGTCTCCTGCGGGCGGGGTATGCCTGCCCTCAGGCTGGGGCAGTAGCCCTCCTTAGGGCTGGTTGGCACTGACTAATCCATCCTCGCCACTGAAGCAGCGCCGGTTCCTCCCGTCTTGCGCGCTCGGATTAGATCTGGGGTGGCCGGCTTTATCTCCACCGCTACACCCAGCAGGGTCGCGCTTCAGCAGCAGTCGCCACCTAGACAGAGCTGACACCACTACCACCACACCATCCTTTTTCCACTGCCCCGCAGCAATTCCCAGGAGCCCCAGGAAGGTGCCATGCGTGGTGTTCCGCCGGAAGAAGCCGGCCGGCCCTTCCTGCCGGCTTGGTGCCCCACCCAGTTGAAGCTTCGCCCTCCCCCGGCggttgggtgggaggaggggcaggggcctCTGATAGGCCCTCTACATAAAAAGAGCTTTGGGCTGGGGACCTCCCTGACCAGTCACCCCATCATCAAGGCTCCTGGAGACCTTGTCTCGGCTATGGCCCTTCACAGAGACAAGAGACTAGGATGTGAGCCCCTATCCCACACCACTGGGGACAAGGAGGGGCTCCTTCAGTGTCTCACCGACAGGAGTCATCTTGTTAGGAAACTAAGTGCTCGGAGCGAGGATGGCAGCGACATGCCTGCCTAGACTGGGTCCCCACTGAGTGCCTTTCCACCTTCTCTGGACTCTGAGTGTGGACAACTTTTACCGCAGGCTTCCTGGCTTTCCTGTGTACTCTTAGAACCAGCAAGCTCAGCATTACCTGGAGAAGGTGTTATAATGCAGGTTCCAGGTCCCTGCAAcagaccaactgaatcagaatcccTGGATGTAGACCCTAGGAATCGGCATACTTACAAATTCTCAGGGGATTTTCTGCACAGTAAAGTCTGAGGACCTCTACATAAGCTTTCATCATCTTAGACATATATTCACCTGATCCCCCCACTAGATTCTAAGCTCTTTGAGAGCTGGGATGTACTTTGTACTTCTATTACAATT includes these proteins:
- the SLC30A2 gene encoding proton-coupled zinc antiporter SLC30A2 translates to MEATERKHLLDARLGAGSYRSLWQDGAGWIPLSSPGLDLQPVELATKSNHYCHAQTGPGSHCDSEKKRAWRQLWVACAFCLLFMIGEVIGGYLAHSLAIMTDAAHLLTDFASMLISLFSLWMSSRPATKTMNFGWQRAEILGALLSVLSIWVVTGVLVYLAVERLISGDYEIEEGTMLITSGCAVAVNIIMGLILHQSGHGHSHGREHSHDTSQQQENPSVRAAFIHVVGDFLQSLGVLVAAFILYFKPEYKFIDPICTFLFSILVLVTTLTILRDVILVLMEGTPRGMDFMAVRDLLLSVEGVEALHSLHIWALTVAQPILSVHIAIAGNADAQAVLKAASTCLQGKFHFHTMTIQIEDYSEDMKDCQSCQGPSG